In Psychrobacter sp. JCM 18902, a single window of DNA contains:
- the glmM gene encoding phosphoglucosamine mutase, producing the protein MSYFGTDGIRGKFGESPITPDFILKLGYVTGRVLIENNDNPARKPSVVIGKDTRLSGYVIEGALQAGFNAAGVDVHMLGPLPTPAIAHLTRSFNADAGVVISASHNPYYDNGIKFFSGDGKKISDEMQTAINNKLTAIMNDVNSKEATMPILDSANLGKNNRIDDAKGRYIEFCKGSFPYQYDLSHLTVVVDCANGAGYSVAPRVMRELGANVIAINNTPDGININADCGSTHPEGLQKAVIEHEADVGIALDGDGDRIVMVDEAGNLVDGDGILYVLATQGQTKAKGVVGTLMSNMGLELALKAADIKFTRAKVGDRYVMHELEANGWILGGEPSGHILCLDKSRTGDAIIAGLQVLAVMEARGKALSDLTEGFEKLPQKLVNVRLSKMQDPFEHEELVAAFAKAQATLEGRGRLLIRQSGTEPMIRVMVESDDEIECDVLANDLADHIKAVLG; encoded by the coding sequence ATGAGCTACTTTGGCACCGATGGTATTCGCGGAAAATTCGGTGAGTCGCCGATTACCCCTGATTTTATTTTAAAATTGGGCTATGTGACGGGACGTGTGCTGATAGAGAATAATGACAACCCTGCTCGCAAGCCAAGCGTGGTCATCGGTAAGGATACGCGGCTGTCAGGTTATGTGATTGAAGGCGCATTGCAAGCGGGGTTTAATGCCGCTGGTGTTGATGTGCATATGCTTGGACCATTACCCACACCAGCGATTGCACATTTGACCCGTAGTTTCAATGCAGATGCTGGGGTGGTTATTTCAGCATCGCACAATCCTTATTATGACAATGGCATCAAGTTTTTTTCAGGTGATGGTAAAAAAATTAGCGATGAGATGCAGACGGCAATCAATAATAAATTAACGGCAATTATGAATGACGTTAATAGTAAAGAAGCAACCATGCCGATTCTTGATTCTGCAAATTTGGGAAAAAATAACCGCATTGACGATGCAAAAGGTCGTTATATCGAGTTCTGTAAAGGCAGTTTTCCCTATCAGTACGACTTGAGTCATCTGACTGTCGTCGTAGATTGTGCTAATGGTGCAGGCTATAGCGTGGCACCAAGAGTCATGCGTGAGTTGGGTGCCAATGTGATTGCTATTAACAATACGCCTGATGGCATCAATATCAATGCTGACTGCGGTTCTACCCATCCTGAAGGCTTACAGAAAGCAGTGATTGAGCACGAAGCAGATGTTGGTATCGCACTAGACGGCGATGGCGATCGTATTGTGATGGTTGATGAGGCTGGTAATCTGGTTGACGGCGATGGCATTTTATACGTACTTGCTACCCAAGGTCAGACTAAGGCGAAAGGTGTGGTTGGTACGCTGATGAGTAACATGGGCTTAGAGCTGGCGCTCAAAGCGGCAGATATTAAATTTACGCGTGCAAAAGTAGGCGATCGTTATGTGATGCATGAGCTTGAAGCGAATGGCTGGATACTGGGCGGCGAACCATCGGGTCATATTCTATGTTTAGATAAGAGTCGTACGGGTGATGCCATTATCGCCGGCTTGCAAGTGCTTGCGGTGATGGAAGCACGTGGTAAAGCGCTCAGTGATTTGACCGAAGGCTTTGAAAAATTGCCACAAAAACTGGTCAATGTGCGCTTAAGTAAAATGCAAGATCCGTTTGAGCATGAAGAGCTGGTTGCTGCTTTTGCAAAAGCACAGGCCACTTTAGAGGGTCGTGGTCGTCTGCTCATTCGCCAATCAGGTACAGAACCTATGATACGTGTGATGGTTGAGTCGGATGATGAAATAGAATGTGATGTATTGGCAAATGATTTGGCTGACCATATCAAAGCAGTATTGGGTTAA
- the pdxH gene encoding pyridoxamine 5'-phosphate oxidase has translation MDFTDQRLSYEKGELDQQSVPDSPFELLKEWMNEAIAQKVQEPYAMSLATCGADNKPSVRIVLMREITENGVVFYTNYESAKGQDIAENPNVEALFFWHELERQVRISGSIAKIDANKSSAYFQKRPHDSQVGAWVSQPQSGEVADREVMQTKFNELQNQYPESSQVPTPEFWGGYEISIHEIEFWQGRANRMHDRIVYTKDNGESWSTKRLLP, from the coding sequence ATGGATTTTACCGATCAGCGTTTGTCATACGAAAAAGGTGAGCTTGATCAACAGTCCGTCCCAGACTCTCCATTTGAGCTACTAAAAGAATGGATGAATGAGGCAATAGCACAAAAGGTGCAAGAGCCTTATGCGATGAGTTTGGCGACGTGCGGTGCTGATAATAAACCTAGCGTACGCATCGTACTTATGCGTGAGATTACTGAAAATGGTGTGGTGTTTTATACCAACTATGAAAGCGCTAAAGGTCAAGATATTGCCGAAAACCCGAATGTCGAAGCGCTATTCTTTTGGCATGAGCTGGAGCGTCAAGTACGTATTAGTGGCAGCATTGCTAAAATCGATGCTAATAAGTCATCTGCTTACTTTCAAAAGCGTCCTCACGACAGTCAAGTGGGTGCGTGGGTTAGTCAACCTCAAAGTGGCGAAGTTGCTGATCGTGAGGTGATGCAAACCAAGTTTAATGAGCTACAAAATCAGTATCCAGAAAGTAGCCAAGTGCCAACACCAGAATTTTGGGGTGGTTACGAGATTAGCATTCATGAGATTGAGTTTTGGCAAGGTCGTGCCAATCGTATGCATGACCGTATTGTCTATACTAAAGACAATGGTGAAAGCTGGAGTACCAAGCGTTTATTACCTTAA
- a CDS encoding cob(I)yrinic acid a,c-diamide adenosyltransferase: MGNRLSKIYTRTGDDGSTGMADGSRVSKADNLFSVMGDIDELNSHIGLVRAQLQHNKGQSIEKEFSQALVIIQHLLFNIGGELAMPEYEGVNATHITWLEQQIDAMNTTLPPLKDFILPTGSVLVSQLHVARTVCRRAERQAVLLQQERPQAIRSTAVSFINRLSDWLFVAARFCTDPNKVSEVLWDSQVLQKFADKK; encoded by the coding sequence ATGGGCAATCGTTTAAGCAAAATATATACGCGTACTGGAGATGACGGTAGCACTGGCATGGCAGACGGCAGCCGCGTCAGCAAAGCAGACAACCTATTTAGCGTAATGGGTGATATCGACGAGCTTAACTCACACATTGGTCTGGTACGTGCTCAGTTACAGCATAATAAAGGGCAATCTATAGAGAAAGAGTTTTCTCAAGCGTTAGTCATCATTCAGCATTTATTGTTTAATATCGGTGGTGAGCTGGCTATGCCAGAATATGAAGGCGTCAATGCCACTCACATTACATGGTTAGAACAGCAAATTGATGCGATGAATACGACCTTGCCGCCGCTAAAAGATTTTATCTTGCCCACAGGTTCGGTATTGGTCAGCCAACTACACGTTGCGCGTACAGTCTGTCGCCGTGCTGAGCGCCAAGCAGTGCTATTACAGCAAGAGCGACCACAAGCGATTCGCAGTACGGCCGTGAGCTTTATCAATCGCTTATCGGATTGGTTGTTTGTCGCTGCTCGCTTTTGTACAGATCCCAACAAAGTCTCTGAAGTCTTATGGGACAGTCAGGTATTACAAAAATTCGCTGATAAAAAATGA
- the cysS gene encoding cysteine--tRNA ligase — translation MTTPLADAMSQLAIHDSLTGGKRQFVPLKSGQVGMYVCGMTVYDYCHIGHARVMVGFDMVVRWLAQLGYDVNYVRNITDIDDKIITRAAENGEEIGTLTQRFIEAMHEDATALGCEMPDAEPRATDHIDDMQQMIETLVTGDYAYAGDNGDVYYAVDNFADYGKLSKRNLDEMQAGSRVDVENDKRNPFDFVLWKAAKPNEPQWASPWGKGRPGWHIECSAMSTKCLGSTFDIHGGGHDLQFPHHENEIAQSEAATGCEYARNWMHVGFINVDGEKMSKSLGNFFTIRDVMTKYLPETVRFFLLSSHYRSQVNFSDNALDEAHNSLSRLYNALKLAEQQKGQTLVVSDTLINDAYSSSAGQDFIKAMNDDFNSSTAISVLFGLARDINKAIKAEEVDTAWQLAEQLKALAQVLNILQQPVQQFLQAIIGEQADDGLTDDTIDGLIIERADAKTNKNFARADEIREQLKDAGIELEDSRAGTTWRRA, via the coding sequence ATGACCACACCACTTGCCGATGCGATGTCTCAGCTTGCTATTCATGACTCACTGACTGGCGGAAAACGTCAGTTTGTACCACTCAAATCAGGGCAAGTAGGCATGTATGTGTGCGGTATGACAGTTTATGATTATTGTCATATTGGGCATGCGCGGGTGATGGTTGGTTTTGACATGGTAGTGCGCTGGTTGGCTCAGTTAGGCTATGACGTTAATTATGTGCGCAATATCACCGATATTGATGACAAGATCATCACTCGTGCCGCTGAGAACGGTGAAGAGATTGGTACGTTAACGCAGCGTTTTATTGAAGCCATGCACGAAGATGCAACCGCTCTTGGTTGCGAGATGCCAGACGCTGAGCCGCGCGCGACTGATCATATCGATGATATGCAGCAAATGATTGAGACCTTGGTCACAGGCGACTATGCGTACGCAGGCGACAATGGTGATGTCTACTATGCCGTCGATAATTTTGCAGATTATGGTAAATTATCTAAGCGTAATCTCGATGAGATGCAAGCAGGTTCACGTGTCGATGTCGAAAATGACAAACGCAATCCGTTTGATTTTGTCTTATGGAAGGCAGCAAAGCCTAATGAGCCGCAATGGGCGTCGCCATGGGGCAAAGGGCGTCCAGGTTGGCATATCGAATGCTCAGCGATGTCGACCAAGTGCTTGGGTAGCACCTTTGATATTCATGGCGGTGGTCATGACTTGCAATTTCCGCATCACGAAAACGAGATAGCGCAGTCTGAAGCCGCGACTGGCTGTGAATACGCGCGTAACTGGATGCATGTCGGTTTCATTAATGTCGATGGTGAAAAAATGTCCAAATCGTTGGGTAACTTTTTTACCATTCGTGACGTGATGACAAAATATCTGCCTGAAACGGTGCGCTTTTTTTTATTATCAAGCCATTATCGCAGCCAAGTCAATTTTTCTGACAACGCATTGGATGAAGCACATAATAGCCTAAGTAGATTATATAATGCGTTAAAATTGGCCGAACAACAAAAAGGGCAGACGCTCGTAGTCAGTGATACGCTGATAAATGATGCTTATAGTAGCAGTGCCGGACAAGACTTTATCAAAGCCATGAACGATGATTTTAATAGTTCAACGGCAATTAGTGTACTGTTTGGGCTGGCGCGCGACATTAATAAAGCCATTAAAGCCGAAGAGGTAGACACTGCATGGCAATTAGCAGAGCAGCTCAAAGCGTTGGCACAGGTACTCAATATTTTACAGCAGCCAGTTCAACAGTTTTTGCAAGCAATAATTGGTGAACAGGCAGATGATGGTTTAACCGATGACACTATCGATGGTTTAATCATTGAGCGTGCGGATGCCAAAACCAACAAAAACTTTGCGCGTGCTGATGAGATACGTGAGCAACTAAAAGATGCTGGTATTGAGCTTGAAGACAGCCGTGCTGGCACAACATGGCGCCGCGCTTAA
- a CDS encoding MFS transporter yields the protein MSTEYQFKPHERPFMLGSPATPDHPVRRKIFYLLIGIFIGLTASFQNGLLVANLTQIQGEMGLTPVEGGWISVAYNMTNACVTVLLYKIRQQFGMSLFSKITLFFLLAATSMQWLVSSNLLSTTIGISIEPYYLELLARGFSGVVASAMTVLSIFYCLQGMPTARRISGLILGFGLVQFGIPLSRIISPYLAVDGQLEGLFLFQVGLSLICFGLINILELPPGNTEKVFEKLDLVSFGFFASGLAALSVFLVQGRIQWWTMPWLSYPLIIAVVTISIALWIETHRKNPMLQVRWMRSRTIIAFMITGAVMRILLSEQSVGAAGLLANLGYGNDQLIVFYAIILVASILALVISIFTTKATDLRRPVIFAVALIAIGAWIDTGVSLNSTPYMFYFSQFIIAFAAVYFMGPMVFEGMFRAIANGPAYIISFSVIFGISQTIGGLAGAAGIQAFTTIRTQMHYADMVSSMNTTDPATMTQMLQGVQRQATVAAYDDLFFLMAVGATITALYLLMIYFYYLYHKRNPLGKELAALAEMMGKK from the coding sequence ATGAGTACTGAATACCAGTTTAAGCCCCATGAACGACCATTCATGCTTGGCTCGCCTGCCACCCCTGATCACCCTGTGCGCCGTAAAATATTTTATTTACTGATTGGTATTTTTATTGGCTTAACTGCCAGCTTTCAGAATGGTCTATTGGTCGCGAATCTCACTCAAATCCAAGGTGAAATGGGCTTAACACCAGTAGAAGGTGGCTGGATATCAGTCGCTTACAATATGACCAATGCTTGTGTCACGGTGCTGCTGTACAAAATTCGCCAGCAATTTGGCATGTCGTTATTTAGCAAAATCACTTTGTTCTTCTTATTGGCAGCTACCAGTATGCAGTGGTTGGTCAGTAGCAATCTACTCAGTACGACGATTGGGATTAGCATTGAGCCTTATTATTTAGAACTGCTCGCCCGTGGCTTTAGTGGTGTGGTGGCTAGTGCGATGACGGTATTGTCTATTTTTTATTGTCTACAAGGCATGCCAACTGCTCGGCGTATCAGCGGACTGATATTGGGGTTCGGCTTGGTGCAGTTTGGCATTCCACTGTCACGGATTATCTCGCCTTATTTAGCCGTTGATGGTCAGCTTGAAGGTTTATTTTTATTCCAAGTTGGATTATCGCTGATTTGCTTTGGGCTTATTAACATTCTTGAGCTACCACCGGGCAACACGGAAAAGGTCTTTGAAAAACTTGATTTGGTGAGTTTTGGCTTTTTTGCCAGTGGTCTTGCCGCCCTATCGGTATTTTTAGTACAAGGTAGAATTCAATGGTGGACGATGCCTTGGCTTAGCTATCCATTGATCATTGCCGTCGTGACTATCTCGATTGCTTTATGGATTGAGACGCATCGCAAAAACCCTATGTTACAAGTGCGCTGGATGCGTAGTCGCACCATTATTGCCTTTATGATTACTGGTGCCGTCATGCGCATTTTGCTGTCTGAGCAAAGTGTGGGCGCCGCAGGATTATTAGCAAACCTTGGTTATGGTAATGACCAGCTGATTGTTTTTTATGCCATCATCTTGGTGGCTAGCATACTGGCATTAGTGATTAGCATTTTTACCACCAAAGCGACGGATCTGCGCCGACCCGTGATTTTTGCGGTTGCCTTGATTGCGATTGGTGCATGGATAGATACGGGTGTGTCGCTAAACTCTACCCCTTATATGTTCTATTTCAGTCAGTTTATAATCGCTTTTGCTGCCGTTTACTTTATGGGGCCAATGGTATTTGAAGGTATGTTTCGTGCCATTGCTAACGGACCTGCCTATATTATTAGCTTTTCGGTGATTTTTGGTATCTCACAAACGATCGGCGGTTTGGCAGGCGCGGCAGGTATTCAAGCATTTACCACCATTCGTACTCAGATGCATTATGCCGATATGGTCAGTTCAATGAATACCACTGATCCTGCTACGATGACCCAAATGCTACAGGGTGTGCAACGTCAAGCAACGGTCGCCGCTTATGACGATTTATTCTTTTTGATGGCCGTGGGCGCCACTATCACTGCGCTATATTTATTGATGATTTATTTTTATTACCTTTATCATAAACGCAATCCACTTGGTAAAGAACTTGCCGCATTGGCAGAAATGATGGGCAAAAAATAA
- a CDS encoding HlyD family secretion protein encodes MSEDKLNDLDDHNQNTAQDATQNTAKNNQTSSKAAAKEMPLNQSKNDDTVTIPKTEDSIITSVADADEAPMPPKEPIPDATGWSPKKKSYFNLGLLIALIIIGVLLILYAWKLPPFTPTVQQTNNAFVKGQTTIISPQVSGYVTEVAVQDFENVQAGDLLVKIDDRAFLQQLEQAQANIEVAMTDRSSNAQDTGTSQAQIEARKADLYSAKVSVDSAREDVKRYQGLDAIGAVSKAEVAHAQAQLAQAQAGVQQAEANLQVALEASKKTSGSRSSLDANIKNAEAVAKQAKINLDNTIITAPESGQLSQVSVKAGQYVSAGTQLMYVVPKGVWIIANFKETQVANMTVGEPATIHVDALGGVKFRGHVSNISPATGSEFSAGAANPATGNYIKIAQRIPVRIDLEQEQPELAQLRPGMSVSVDVDTKKNKK; translated from the coding sequence ATGAGCGAAGACAAATTAAATGATCTTGATGACCATAATCAAAACACCGCTCAAGATGCCACCCAAAATACTGCTAAAAACAATCAGACATCGTCCAAGGCAGCAGCAAAAGAGATGCCTCTAAACCAATCGAAAAATGATGATACTGTGACTATACCGAAAACAGAGGACTCAATAATAACGTCAGTTGCTGATGCGGATGAAGCGCCAATGCCGCCAAAAGAGCCTATTCCTGACGCTACGGGTTGGTCGCCTAAAAAGAAATCTTACTTTAACCTAGGCTTATTGATTGCACTAATCATTATTGGCGTCCTTTTGATTCTTTATGCATGGAAGCTACCGCCCTTTACGCCTACGGTTCAGCAGACTAATAATGCCTTTGTAAAAGGTCAAACAACGATTATCAGCCCGCAAGTTTCTGGCTATGTCACAGAAGTGGCAGTGCAAGATTTTGAAAATGTACAAGCAGGTGATTTATTGGTCAAGATAGACGACCGTGCCTTTTTACAGCAGCTCGAACAAGCACAAGCCAATATCGAAGTCGCTATGACCGACCGCTCAAGCAATGCGCAAGATACGGGTACCAGTCAGGCACAAATCGAAGCACGTAAAGCGGACTTATATAGTGCCAAAGTCAGCGTTGATAGTGCACGCGAAGATGTAAAGCGCTATCAAGGGCTTGATGCGATTGGCGCAGTATCCAAAGCAGAAGTTGCTCATGCCCAAGCTCAGCTCGCTCAAGCACAAGCTGGCGTGCAGCAAGCAGAAGCCAATCTACAAGTCGCCCTTGAGGCCAGCAAAAAAACCAGTGGTAGCCGCTCATCACTCGATGCCAATATTAAAAATGCAGAAGCAGTTGCTAAGCAAGCAAAGATTAATTTAGACAATACGATTATTACTGCCCCTGAATCAGGACAACTGAGTCAAGTCAGCGTCAAAGCTGGGCAATATGTCAGCGCGGGCACACAGCTCATGTATGTGGTGCCAAAAGGCGTGTGGATTATTGCCAACTTTAAAGAAACCCAAGTGGCAAATATGACCGTCGGCGAGCCTGCAACTATTCATGTGGATGCGCTAGGCGGCGTTAAGTTTCGAGGTCATGTCAGCAATATCTCGCCAGCCACTGGCAGTGAATTTAGCGCGGGCGCGGCAAACCCTGCAACTGGCAACTATATTAAAATCGCTCAGCGTATTCCGGTACGAATAGATTTAGAGCAAGAACAACCTGAGCTTGCGCAATTGCGCCCCGGTATGTCGGTATCGGTCGATGTCGATACCAAAAAAAATAAAAAATAA
- the guaB gene encoding IMP dehydrogenase, with amino-acid sequence MLRIVDEALTFDDVLLLPAYSEVLPKTADLTTRLTKNITLNLPLISAAMDTVTESEMAITMAQLGGMGILHKSMDIAKQATQVRRVKKFEAGTVVDPITVHPEMTIGDLLQLTQDNNISGVPVVERGTDNVVGIVTHRDWRFETNLSLPVSKIMTSKDQLVTVHEGESNENIKRLLHEHRIEKVIVIDDYFRLRGLITVNDFAKAENNPNACKDEQGRLRVGAAVGTGADTQARVEALIAADVDIIVVDTAHGHSKGVIDKVSWIKKHYPHVQVIGGNIATGDAALALRDAGADAVKVGIGPGSICTTRIIAGIGVPQISAIDNVASALKDSIPLIADGGIRYSGDMAKAIAAGASCIMVGSLMAGTEEAPGEVELFQGRYYKAYRGMGSLGAMSGSNGSSDRYFQDAKDGVEKLVPEGIEGRVPYKGPVAGIVNQLVGGLRSSMGYTGSATIEDMRTNPQFIKVTSAGMKESHVHDVQITKEAPNYRVN; translated from the coding sequence ATGTTGCGAATTGTCGATGAAGCCTTAACCTTTGATGACGTTTTATTGTTGCCAGCTTATTCTGAAGTCTTGCCAAAAACTGCCGATCTGACCACTCGTTTGACCAAAAATATCACGCTGAATCTACCGCTGATTTCTGCCGCGATGGATACTGTGACCGAATCTGAAATGGCCATTACGATGGCACAGCTAGGTGGTATGGGTATCTTGCACAAGAGCATGGATATCGCCAAGCAAGCGACACAAGTACGCCGCGTCAAAAAATTTGAAGCAGGTACGGTCGTAGATCCGATCACTGTGCATCCAGAGATGACGATTGGTGATCTGCTACAGCTGACGCAAGACAATAATATATCAGGCGTACCTGTGGTAGAAAGAGGCACTGATAATGTCGTGGGTATTGTGACTCACAGAGATTGGCGCTTTGAAACCAATCTGTCTTTGCCAGTTAGTAAAATCATGACGTCAAAAGATCAGTTGGTGACAGTACATGAAGGTGAAAGCAACGAAAACATCAAGCGTCTGCTACATGAGCACCGCATTGAAAAAGTCATCGTTATCGATGATTATTTCCGCTTACGTGGTTTGATTACGGTTAATGATTTTGCAAAAGCTGAAAACAATCCAAATGCTTGTAAAGATGAGCAAGGTCGTCTGCGTGTTGGTGCTGCTGTTGGTACTGGTGCAGATACCCAAGCGCGCGTTGAAGCATTAATCGCTGCTGACGTCGATATCATCGTGGTTGATACCGCACATGGTCATTCAAAAGGCGTGATTGATAAGGTGTCTTGGATTAAAAAGCACTATCCACACGTGCAAGTCATCGGTGGCAACATCGCAACAGGTGATGCTGCACTTGCACTACGTGATGCAGGCGCTGATGCGGTAAAAGTCGGTATTGGCCCTGGTTCTATCTGTACTACGCGTATCATCGCTGGTATCGGTGTGCCGCAAATCTCAGCTATCGATAACGTCGCTAGCGCATTGAAAGACAGTATTCCACTGATTGCTGATGGCGGTATTCGCTATTCAGGTGATATGGCAAAAGCCATTGCCGCTGGTGCTTCGTGCATCATGGTAGGCTCATTGATGGCTGGCACTGAAGAAGCGCCGGGTGAAGTTGAGCTGTTCCAAGGTCGTTACTATAAAGCTTACCGCGGTATGGGTAGCCTTGGTGCGATGTCAGGCTCAAATGGCTCATCAGATCGTTACTTCCAAGATGCTAAAGATGGTGTAGAAAAATTAGTACCAGAAGGTATCGAAGGCCGAGTTCCTTATAAAGGTCCAGTTGCTGGTATTGTTAATCAGTTGGTTGGCGGTTTGCGCTCATCAATGGGTTATACTGGCTCTGCCACCATCGAAGATATGCGTACCAATCCGCAATTCATTAAGGTGACATCCGCGGGTATGAAAGAGTCGCATGTCCATGATGTTCAAATCACCAAAGAAGCACCGAACTATCGTGTGAATTAA
- a CDS encoding mechanosensitive ion channel family protein, with protein sequence MNILKKSIVGGHRIATDTDGDHYPNAQRWNVRASTLSLLLVFFIVSMSAVFAPANAASTSDMQSDSKQAADEQSISSSTSISKPDNLAEYATQKINTIKDESLSISGVAEEIFDPTERNAVEQAGNLQGDSGLTGEYNESYYLLDKLNVGLPLLSEPPNLTTPLATLEFFQSAVMKQQYDLAAYALNMNLIDQKIQRNHALELSKRLDFLLTEKELYVFDDLPDRPDGLIEPPLGNTSSIMGIPRRSIQLGYIDYRERRVPIYLQRVRVGEAAPIWVFSAQTVDNIDNLYEQYHPAEFERYLPGWLKLKIFSIALWEFLALALFFLVTMGVGWLLSKGTEKIISRYIDDEKYSNYVGSTNGVADLVNKLTVPLTFTISFLLVFTLVSGGFPYLDAVASSTRPLIWIGLVFSTLWLGIRVINFFANRYQSLQIENLAEEHFDKERRRRTYVSIFRRVFIFVMILGSIWIGLSEFANMEGLGKTLLTSAGIAGVVIGIAAQPILGNIIAGVQVAVTQPVRIGVSVIMDGNFSTVEDLRYTYAVLKTWDERRLIVPMRELITETVENWSHTEVHQTCPVFLYVDYGADIDAIRQQFISAVKDNKLWDNKTEPEMFVVEVTANIIHLRGAVSAVGPIEAWTLACEIREQMLNYLYSKQKAYLPAERLILKGKDQ encoded by the coding sequence ATGAATATTCTCAAAAAAAGCATTGTTGGCGGTCATCGTATAGCAACTGATACCGACGGTGACCACTATCCTAACGCCCAGCGTTGGAATGTGCGCGCCAGTACTTTGTCATTACTATTGGTTTTTTTCATAGTCAGCATGAGTGCTGTGTTTGCACCCGCTAATGCCGCAAGCACTAGTGATATGCAAAGCGATAGCAAACAAGCTGCGGATGAGCAGTCCATCTCGTCATCAACTTCAATTAGCAAGCCCGATAATCTGGCTGAATATGCCACTCAAAAAATCAATACAATTAAAGACGAAAGCCTCAGCATCTCTGGCGTTGCAGAAGAGATATTTGATCCTACCGAGCGCAATGCAGTAGAGCAAGCGGGTAATTTGCAAGGCGATTCTGGACTGACGGGTGAATACAATGAAAGTTATTATTTGCTAGACAAGCTCAATGTAGGCTTGCCGCTATTATCGGAGCCGCCAAATTTAACCACGCCACTAGCGACTTTAGAGTTTTTTCAGTCAGCGGTCATGAAGCAACAATACGACTTGGCTGCTTATGCACTTAACATGAATTTAATCGATCAGAAAATTCAGCGTAACCACGCGCTCGAGTTATCAAAACGGTTGGATTTTTTGTTAACGGAAAAAGAGCTTTACGTTTTTGATGATCTGCCAGATCGCCCAGATGGTTTAATCGAGCCGCCACTTGGCAATACCAGTAGTATCATGGGCATCCCTAGACGTTCGATTCAGCTAGGCTATATCGACTATCGTGAGCGCCGTGTCCCCATTTATTTGCAACGAGTACGGGTTGGTGAGGCTGCGCCTATTTGGGTGTTTTCTGCACAGACAGTTGATAATATCGACAATCTCTATGAGCAATATCATCCAGCGGAATTTGAGCGTTATTTACCTGGATGGTTAAAACTTAAGATTTTCAGTATCGCACTATGGGAGTTTTTGGCATTAGCACTGTTTTTCTTAGTGACCATGGGAGTAGGATGGTTACTCAGTAAAGGCACGGAAAAAATCATCAGCCGTTATATCGACGATGAAAAATACAGCAATTATGTTGGTAGTACTAATGGCGTGGCAGATTTGGTTAATAAGCTGACCGTGCCGTTGACTTTTACCATCAGTTTTTTGCTCGTCTTTACTTTGGTGTCAGGCGGCTTTCCTTATTTGGATGCAGTAGCTTCATCGACTCGTCCGCTTATCTGGATTGGGCTAGTATTTAGCACCTTATGGCTTGGCATTCGTGTTATTAACTTTTTTGCTAATCGCTATCAAAGCCTACAAATTGAAAATCTGGCTGAAGAGCACTTTGATAAAGAGCGCCGTCGCCGTACTTATGTATCGATATTTCGCCGCGTCTTTATTTTTGTCATGATTTTGGGCAGTATTTGGATTGGTCTCAGTGAATTTGCCAACATGGAAGGCCTTGGTAAGACGCTATTGACCTCGGCTGGTATCGCAGGCGTGGTCATTGGGATTGCCGCGCAGCCGATACTGGGTAACATCATTGCTGGGGTACAGGTGGCAGTGACCCAGCCAGTACGGATTGGTGTTAGTGTGATAATGGATGGCAACTTTAGTACCGTTGAAGACCTGCGTTATACGTATGCGGTACTCAAAACATGGGATGAACGTCGATTGATCGTGCCGATGCGTGAACTGATCACCGAAACGGTAGAAAACTGGTCACATACCGAAGTACATCAGACTTGTCCTGTGTTTTTATATGTCGATTATGGCGCAGATATTGACGCCATTCGCCAGCAATTTATATCGGCGGTTAAAGACAATAAGCTTTGGGACAACAAAACTGAGCCTGAGATGTTTGTCGTTGAGGTGACTGCCAACATTATTCACTTGCGCGGCGCTGTTTCAGCGGTAGGTCCCATAGAAGCATGGACACTGGCCTGTGAGATACGTGAGCAGATGCTGAATTACTTATATAGCAAACAAAAAGCTTATCTGCCTGCTGAACGTTTGATATTGAAGGGTAAAGACCAGTAA